From the Thermodesulfobacteriota bacterium genome, one window contains:
- a CDS encoding IPTL-CTERM sorting domain-containing protein, giving the protein MNLAQEELTVENVRNLSAVLGGSNEVPLLFDRTTLVNASVVYSVPQVPTLSTWMMIALALMLFSFALIYRKRLIR; this is encoded by the coding sequence ATGAATCTAGCTCAAGAGGAGCTGACTGTCGAGAATGTTCGAAATTTAAGCGCTGTACTTGGTGGTTCAAATGAGGTGCCTCTTTTGTTTGACAGAACAACATTAGTTAATGCAAGCGTTGTTTATAGTGTCCCACAGGTCCCAACTTTATCGACATGGATGATGATTGCGCTTGCATTAATGCTATTTTCATTTGCGCTAATTTATAGAAAAAGATTGATAAGATAA